The genomic segment CTGTTTTATCTCCCCATCAAGAGATTCAGGAAGAAGGAGCCTGGATGAGAGACCATCCTGTTTGTGTTTCACATTAGTTGAAACTcacttcttgtgagtatataataccaccggaaagcaacaatccagatttgtgttgctaacctcactatcccTTAGTTACGGACCCACCCACCCCGGTCTGTTCTCCTGTTtaaaataagggtgaaaaagctataattgaacacacatggtgaataaattcatttaacacacaagtgtatgttcttttttgcatcacagtaaaaaagtgttttagtaaggtttgaaggacactgtgggtgtattttatttaatattgaaactaCTACattaattccctagttgaaactCACTCcttgtgagtatataataccaccggaaagcaacaatccagatttgtgttgctaacctcactatcccttagttacggacccacccacccctgtctgttctcttttcttcctgTTTAAAATAAGGGCGAAAAAGCTATAATTGAACACACATGGTGAATAAGTTAATACACAAGTGTGttctttttgcatcacagtaaaaaagtgttttagtaaggtttggaggacactgtgggtgtattttacttaacattgaaattactacactatatacattttctgttatctcccccctcctctctgagggatacagcaacatcgTTTATTTCTGTGAAGCTCCATGTTTGGTACACAGATATTCtccccagggctggaactaggggtaggcagaagaggcacgtgcctagggcgcaaatgtggaggggtgccaggcaccgTACCTCTTTTGCCACCTTACCTCTAGTTCAGACGCTTCTTTCCCAGTCTGTGAGATCAATCGTCACCTCCTGGACGTGtgcgctcttctgcgcatgcgcgcacaggTGCTTGACTTGTGCGCTTCAGCTCCCTAGTGTGCCTGTGCGTGCGCATACTTCAGAAGGGGCGATGTAgttggccgggttgccttgggtgcccggctgacttggcccggcactgattcTCCCTCTATAATGGACTAATAaactaattatctaccttgcacggaccaaacatggaatagcttCAGATTCCCTGTTTagctaaaaaaatataagaatcaGAGATATTTTGTGTTtgaaacaacaggcaaaaaattATGTTCAGTGCAAACCTTATTTGATGAACTCATGTTCAAAAGGTTGTATACTGCAACATTAAGTTTGACAAATATTAGAGGACAGGAACCAGTGCTGAATATAGGGTGAGGCATATGGATGTCCCCTGGAATGCCCCTAGCTTACCATTTCATTGAGAACATGCAAGCTTAGAAGCTGTGCACAATATCAAAGCTGAAAAAGCTaggtgcattttattttttagtgtttgaGGGTCCTCAGATTGCTTGTTCTTAATGTGCAAGCTAGTGCATCCCAAGGCTCTCCCATGTTTTTAGAGTGCATATGATATACTATATTTACTATAGAACTGTTAATAAAAATGTCCAAATGTAATTTCATATTTGCAGGCTATTTCTGAGCTACCCTCAGACTAAGACTTACTTCAATCTGAGCTCTGGATCTCAAGATATCCAGGTTCATGGAGGAAAGGTCCTGGGTGCTATTGGAGAGGCCACCAAACACCTGGACAACCTGGATACTGCTCTGTCCAAGCTGAGTGACCTGCATGCTTACAACCTGAGCGTAGATCCTGGAAACTTTGGGGTAAGAGTTTAGATTAAGAAATACTGAGTACAGTGGCTTCTCTAGGTATAGGCACCCAGAGCTCAGGACTGATACCCTGCACCCCAATCTCCTTATGTCACAAaccaagaaaaacatctgcttATTAGTAAAATGCACTATACATGCATACCAAGCTGATCTGCTATTATCAATCATATAAAGCATGATTGGTGTGGAACACCAGAATCTTCTCACCATGTTTCTTTGTTCCCAGAATTCTAGTGTAATTGAAcctgtaaaaaaatcttttaaaaaatgttgtggcaACAATTTAGGTAAATTTTTGCCTACACAGGCACAATGCACAATCAATCCTTTGGTTTTATATCTGTTGTTGAACAGTTTGTCTTGAGCCATAAATAGGTGGATTGTTAAAAATATcctaaacaaatgaaacattttatacGGATTTACAAAAACATGATGAACTGTGTGTTTGTGCACCTACTGTAAAGCTCCTTTCTGTCAAATCTGCAGCATAGTTTAAGTGCATCTGAGTATTTGCTGGTATTTTAGACTGATCACATGTCCTTTTCTTGCAGCTGCTGTCCCACACTATCCAGGTGACTCTGGCTGCCCACTTCCCGGATGAATTTGATGCCACAGCCCAGGCTGCTTGGGACAAGTTCCTTGCCGCCATCTCCACTGTTCTTACCTCCAAGCACAGATAAGCCTGTGACAATAACACATCACATCTATGGACCATTTCCAGCAAATCTATGTCCTGTTCATTGAAACTTTAATAAAACTGTTCTCTTGTAAACGAGTTTGTGTCTATTAGATGAAGTAGATGCAAACAATgtgatataattattttttgtaggAAGAGCTGCACTGAATCTCTTTGAGGTTCAAATACCCATATTATAACATATCAAATAACAATTGGTAAAACAACTGCAC from the Xenopus laevis strain J_2021 chromosome 9_10L, Xenopus_laevis_v10.1, whole genome shotgun sequence genome contains:
- the hba-l5.L gene encoding alpha globin larval-5 L homeolog (The RefSeq protein has 2 substitutions compared to this genomic sequence) translates to MIFSDAEKTAIVSLWAKASADVKALGAEALERLFLSYPQTKTYFNLSSGSQDLQVHGGKVLGAIGEATKHLDNLDTALSKLSDLHAYNLSVDPGNFGLLSHTIQVTLAAHFPDEFDATAQAAWDKFLAAISTVLTSKHR